A single genomic interval of Saccharospirillum mangrovi harbors:
- a CDS encoding protein-glutamate methylesterase/protein-glutamine glutaminase, translating to MGGAVIKVLVIDDSALIRQVLTELINRAPDMTVIGAVGDAYAARDFIRKSPPDVLTLDIEMPRMDGLTFLQKLMKAHPMPVVMVSTLTETGAEATLQALDIGAVDFIAKPKLDIRREMVEYQNVIHDKLRAAAAVKRFRAQPRNATRKPVPTLGISTEHILAIGASTGGTEAIKAVLESLPGDSPGVVITQHMPPGFTRTFAERLNKHCALEVREARGNERILPGQAFLAPGHLHLTVVRSGSDFQTRLVDSPEVQGHRPSVDVLFESVAQACGANAVGVILTGMGKDGAAGMLSMYQAGCFTLAQDEASCVVFGMPKVALELGGVAEVQSLDVIGDRLVQHWRSVGAGHRI from the coding sequence ATCGGAGGCGCTGTGATTAAAGTTCTGGTGATAGACGATTCCGCTTTGATTCGTCAGGTGCTGACGGAATTGATAAACCGCGCACCGGATATGACCGTTATCGGTGCTGTTGGCGACGCCTATGCCGCTCGCGATTTCATCCGTAAATCTCCGCCGGATGTGTTAACGCTCGACATCGAAATGCCGCGCATGGATGGCCTGACGTTTTTGCAAAAACTGATGAAGGCACACCCCATGCCGGTGGTGATGGTATCCACGCTGACCGAGACCGGCGCTGAGGCCACCTTGCAAGCATTGGACATCGGCGCGGTCGATTTTATTGCCAAACCCAAGCTGGATATTCGCCGTGAAATGGTTGAATACCAGAATGTGATTCACGATAAGCTGCGCGCGGCCGCGGCGGTTAAACGGTTTCGTGCGCAGCCACGCAATGCAACGCGCAAACCGGTACCGACTCTGGGCATCAGTACCGAACACATTCTTGCCATTGGCGCGTCGACTGGCGGCACCGAAGCGATCAAAGCGGTATTGGAATCGCTGCCGGGTGATTCCCCCGGCGTGGTTATCACCCAACACATGCCACCGGGCTTTACCCGTACCTTTGCCGAACGTCTGAATAAACACTGTGCGCTGGAAGTGCGTGAGGCACGCGGTAACGAGCGCATTTTACCGGGCCAGGCGTTTTTGGCGCCGGGTCATTTGCATTTAACGGTGGTGCGTTCGGGTTCGGATTTTCAGACCCGGCTGGTCGATTCACCCGAGGTGCAAGGGCATCGGCCGTCGGTGGATGTGTTGTTTGAATCGGTAGCGCAAGCCTGCGGCGCTAACGCGGTCGGCGTGATTCTGACCGGCATGGGTAAAGACGGCGCCGCCGGCATGTTGTCGATGTACCAGGCCGGTTGTTTTACTTTGGCGCAAGATGAAGCCAGCTGTGTCGTGTTTGGCATGCCCAAGGTGGCGCTGGAATTAGGCGGCGTGGCGGAAGTGCAGTCGTTGGATGTGATTGGGGATCGCCTGGTGCAGCACTGGCGTTCGGTCGGTGCGGGTCATCGTATTTAG
- a CDS encoding response regulator: protein MHVLVLEDDIMARELLKTVLYGLNMNIDVLEAETYAQGRALFQQHQPTLVLCDWTLADQDNGLALVKFIRQQDADTPILMISGRSDRQTVVSSRQQGVTEFFRKPFDPIILGDRLKSYLEKQAAAEAPEKPELPAVSSWLQDIKARMTPPPTLGGTRDIVTQLNASEPPSVQDLAKRWRSSQAITIRLINVANSGMFKRYGKSVNNLIDAINSMGVTMALQQALALSLDQRDQLSHPALAQLSILRCQEAEKIAATAATLAKQKQVNLAQSYTAGLLYPLGDLALLQLMQSYLDQGGELNNAEMETMLEKLGWKYHQALQQLWKLPQELRDRFAAAHELADEEERPELVLMSVAVDRVKGNTENDDYQRKLGMLGLAGEAQS from the coding sequence ATGCACGTGCTGGTTCTGGAAGACGACATCATGGCGCGCGAGTTACTGAAAACCGTGCTCTATGGTCTGAACATGAACATCGATGTATTGGAAGCCGAAACCTACGCCCAAGGGCGCGCACTGTTTCAACAACATCAGCCAACGCTGGTGCTGTGTGACTGGACTTTGGCCGACCAGGACAACGGCTTGGCGTTGGTCAAATTCATACGGCAACAAGACGCCGACACCCCCATTTTGATGATCAGCGGACGCAGCGACCGCCAGACCGTGGTCAGCAGCCGCCAGCAGGGCGTCACCGAATTTTTCCGCAAACCCTTTGATCCGATCATTCTTGGCGATCGGTTAAAAAGTTACCTGGAAAAACAAGCCGCCGCCGAAGCACCCGAAAAACCAGAATTGCCCGCCGTATCGTCCTGGCTGCAAGACATCAAAGCCCGGATGACGCCACCACCAACGCTGGGCGGCACGCGCGACATCGTGACGCAACTCAACGCCAGCGAACCGCCCAGCGTGCAAGACCTCGCCAAACGCTGGCGCTCCAGCCAGGCCATCACCATCCGCCTGATCAACGTCGCCAACAGCGGCATGTTCAAGCGCTACGGCAAAAGCGTGAACAACCTGATCGACGCCATCAACAGCATGGGCGTCACCATGGCACTGCAACAGGCGCTGGCGTTATCGCTCGATCAACGCGACCAATTGTCGCATCCGGCACTGGCGCAACTGTCCATCTTACGCTGCCAGGAAGCGGAAAAAATTGCCGCCACGGCGGCCACGCTTGCCAAGCAAAAGCAGGTAAATTTAGCGCAGAGTTACACCGCTGGTTTGCTGTACCCCTTGGGCGATTTAGCGTTGCTGCAATTAATGCAAAGTTATCTCGACCAGGGCGGCGAATTAAACAACGCTGAAATGGAAACCATGCTGGAAAAACTGGGCTGGAAATACCACCAGGCGCTACAACAACTGTGGAAATTGCCGCAGGAATTACGCGACCGTTTTGCCGCAGCACACGAACTGGCCGACGAAGAAGAACGGCCCGAATTGGTGCTGATGTCGGTGGCGGTAGATCGGGTAAAAGGCAATACCGAGAACGACGACTACCAACGCAAACTTGGTATGCTTGGCCTGGCCGGCGAAGCTCAAAGTTAG
- the pepP gene encoding Xaa-Pro aminopeptidase: protein MKQISRSEFTERRQRLMEQLAPGSIAIIPAATETIRNNDVHHPFRQNSDFMYLTGFAEPDAVAVLIPGREAAQYILFVRDKDPEREIWDGYRAGPDGAVADFDADDAFPIDDIDDILPGLMEGRTRVYSHMGVDAGFDHQLMAWVNQIRARVRLGAQPPDDFSDIAHLLHDQRLIKSKQEVAIMRDAAQLSARAHKRAMVACKPGMKEYQLQAEIEHECMMGGSPWPAYPAIVGAGDHACVLHYVENSATIKDGDLVLIDAGGELEFYASDITRTFPANGRFSAEQRTLYELVLRAQLASIEAVKPGASWIAPHEATVRVLTEGLVELGLLEGDIDTLIEANAIKPFYMHKTGHWLGMDVHDVGDYKVGGEWRVLEPGMVLTIEPGLYIAPTNTDVDARWRGIGIRIEDDVVVTRDGCDILSADVPKHPDDIEALMAGGQPRLL, encoded by the coding sequence ATGAAACAGATCAGCCGCAGTGAATTCACCGAACGCCGGCAACGCCTGATGGAACAACTGGCACCGGGCAGCATCGCCATTATTCCCGCCGCCACCGAAACCATCCGCAACAACGACGTCCACCATCCGTTTCGCCAGAACAGCGACTTCATGTACCTGACCGGCTTTGCCGAACCGGACGCCGTCGCCGTGCTGATTCCCGGCCGCGAAGCCGCGCAATACATTCTGTTCGTGCGCGACAAAGACCCGGAACGGGAAATCTGGGACGGCTACCGCGCCGGCCCGGACGGTGCCGTAGCCGACTTTGATGCCGACGACGCCTTCCCGATCGACGACATCGACGACATCCTGCCCGGCCTGATGGAAGGCCGCACCCGCGTCTATTCGCACATGGGTGTCGACGCCGGTTTCGATCATCAATTGATGGCCTGGGTGAATCAGATTCGCGCCCGGGTGCGCCTCGGCGCCCAGCCGCCGGACGATTTTTCCGACATCGCCCACCTGCTGCACGACCAACGGCTGATCAAGTCGAAACAGGAAGTCGCCATCATGCGCGATGCCGCCCAGCTCAGCGCCCGCGCGCACAAACGCGCCATGGTCGCCTGCAAACCGGGCATGAAGGAATACCAGTTGCAGGCGGAAATCGAACACGAATGCATGATGGGCGGCAGCCCGTGGCCGGCGTATCCGGCCATCGTCGGTGCCGGTGATCACGCTTGCGTGCTGCACTACGTGGAAAACTCCGCCACCATCAAAGACGGCGATCTGGTGTTGATCGACGCCGGCGGCGAGCTGGAATTTTACGCCTCCGACATCACCCGCACCTTCCCCGCCAACGGCCGCTTCAGCGCCGAGCAGCGCACGCTCTATGAGTTGGTGTTGCGTGCTCAATTGGCGTCCATCGAAGCGGTTAAGCCGGGCGCGTCCTGGATTGCCCCGCACGAGGCCACCGTACGGGTGTTAACCGAAGGTCTGGTCGAACTCGGTCTGCTCGAAGGCGACATCGATACACTGATCGAAGCCAACGCCATCAAACCGTTTTACATGCACAAAACCGGACACTGGCTGGGAATGGACGTGCACGACGTCGGCGACTACAAAGTCGGCGGTGAATGGCGCGTACTGGAACCGGGCATGGTGCTGACCATCGAACCGGGTTTGTACATTGCGCCGACCAACACCGATGTGGACGCACGCTGGCGCGGCATCGGCATTCGCATCGAAGACGACGTGGTAGTCACCCGCGACGGCTGCGACATCCTCAGCGCCGACGTACCAAAACACCCGGACGACATCGAAGCCCTGATGGCCGGTGGTCAGCCCCGGCTGTTGTAA
- a CDS encoding UPF0149 family protein — translation MSDSTTNLPQMRHQDLVRFFELLGSGQSPTALHASLTGVLAAGHRMEPNDWVEWATDMMGPSEIVTADHQAVIKALYATTLNALDDANMSFRPLLPADDSPLSERLEALSDWCGSFLGAFGTVGVVAEDKALPEEIEEILEDLSAIAQVDTEQDSDAQAEEDFTAISEHVRMGVLNLYLEYNQPAADGKPAPTVH, via the coding sequence ATGTCCGATTCAACAACAAACCTGCCCCAGATGCGCCATCAGGATCTGGTGCGTTTCTTCGAACTGCTCGGTTCCGGCCAGAGCCCGACCGCCTTGCACGCCTCACTGACCGGCGTATTGGCGGCCGGCCATCGCATGGAACCCAACGACTGGGTCGAATGGGCCACCGATATGATGGGCCCGAGCGAAATAGTCACCGCCGATCACCAGGCCGTGATCAAAGCGTTATACGCGACAACACTGAATGCTCTGGACGACGCCAACATGAGTTTTCGTCCGCTGCTGCCCGCTGACGACAGCCCATTGAGCGAACGCCTGGAAGCGCTGAGCGACTGGTGCGGCTCCTTCCTCGGCGCGTTCGGCACCGTCGGTGTGGTTGCCGAAGACAAAGCGCTTCCGGAAGAAATTGAAGAAATTCTCGAAGACCTGTCGGCCATCGCCCAGGTCGACACCGAACAAGACAGCGACGCCCAGGCCGAAGAAGACTTCACCGCCATCAGCGAACACGTGCGCATGGGCGTGCTGAATCTGTACCTGGAATACAATCAACCGGCGGCCGACGGCAAACCCGCCCCGACCGTTCATTGA
- a CDS encoding TIGR02449 family protein: protein MSDPTLKQLEHKVETLIEHYQQLQQEIRLLKAERTAWQGERAKLIKQNELARDRVEAMIERLKSMEQSG from the coding sequence ATGTCCGATCCCACTCTGAAGCAGCTCGAACACAAGGTTGAAACGCTGATCGAGCACTATCAGCAATTGCAGCAGGAAATTCGACTGCTCAAAGCCGAACGCACGGCCTGGCAGGGCGAGCGCGCCAAGCTGATCAAGCAGAACGAACTGGCCCGGGATCGCGTTGAGGCGATGATCGAACGCCTGAAGTCGATGGAGCAATCCGGATGA
- a CDS encoding cell division protein ZapA, which translates to MSQQNTLTVTILEREYRVACPPGQEVKLEQAAASLDRKMKEIRTTGKVFGIERIAVMAALNLTRELLDRQPGDNSEDQAMAERLLRRLDEVLPAETSSMSLDLGTDDSR; encoded by the coding sequence ATGAGCCAGCAAAATACTCTGACCGTCACCATTTTAGAACGTGAATACCGCGTTGCCTGCCCGCCGGGTCAGGAAGTCAAATTGGAACAGGCCGCCGCGTCGCTGGATCGCAAGATGAAGGAAATTCGCACCACCGGCAAGGTGTTCGGTATTGAACGCATAGCGGTGATGGCGGCGCTGAATCTGACCCGCGAATTGCTGGATCGCCAGCCGGGCGATAACAGCGAAGACCAGGCCATGGCCGAGCGTCTGCTGCGTCGGCTCGATGAGGTGTTACCGGCCGAAACGTCGTCAATGTCGCTGGATCTGGGTACCGACGATAGCCGCTGA
- a CDS encoding 5-formyltetrahydrofolate cyclo-ligase: MATANAQLKQTLRRELRARRRALSSHQQRLAAQRLIRQVVRLPGYARVRSIALYWAMDGEIDVTPLMHRLMRDGKTVYLPVLQPQRLALWFRPWQPTSFMRDNRFGIPEPQQGRRLAPWALDWVLLPLVGFDDLGGRLGMGGGFYDRTFAARARWPRQPRLIGVAHQCQQVEPIPLESWDIPLAAVVTDAQRYEWDLPSLAG, from the coding sequence ATGGCAACAGCCAATGCGCAACTCAAACAGACCCTGCGTCGTGAGCTTCGCGCCCGCCGACGCGCTTTGTCTTCCCATCAACAACGTCTGGCTGCACAGCGTCTGATTCGTCAGGTGGTCCGTCTGCCTGGCTACGCCCGCGTCCGTTCAATCGCACTGTATTGGGCGATGGACGGCGAAATCGACGTGACGCCTTTGATGCATCGCTTAATGCGCGATGGCAAAACCGTCTATCTGCCGGTGTTGCAGCCACAGCGGTTAGCACTTTGGTTCAGGCCTTGGCAGCCGACTTCATTCATGCGCGACAACCGTTTTGGTATCCCCGAGCCGCAACAGGGCCGACGCCTGGCGCCTTGGGCACTTGATTGGGTGTTGTTACCGCTGGTGGGGTTTGACGATCTGGGTGGGCGTTTGGGTATGGGTGGCGGTTTCTACGACCGGACCTTCGCCGCACGGGCGCGCTGGCCGCGACAGCCGCGATTGATCGGTGTGGCACATCAGTGCCAGCAGGTGGAACCTATACCGCTGGAGAGTTGGGATATACCGTTGGCGGCCGTGGTTACCGATGCACAACGCTATGAATGGGATTTGCCATCCCTGGCCGGATGA
- a CDS encoding EVE domain-containing protein — protein MANWLAKSEPDEFSLDDLAARGEAGEPWNGIRNYQARNHLRAMQPGDRVLIYHSACAEPAVMGEAEVISEPYPDPDALNPESRYFDPKSSADNPRWTVVKLAFRKRWPAPVPLKQIKQTPELAEMALLRQSRLSVSPVTDAQWAVLERLSNQSASR, from the coding sequence ATGGCGAACTGGTTAGCAAAATCTGAGCCGGATGAGTTTTCACTGGACGATCTGGCGGCACGCGGCGAGGCGGGTGAACCCTGGAACGGTATCCGCAATTATCAGGCGCGCAATCACTTGCGGGCGATGCAGCCGGGCGACCGGGTGTTGATCTACCATTCAGCCTGCGCTGAGCCGGCGGTTATGGGCGAAGCGGAAGTGATCAGCGAGCCCTACCCGGACCCGGATGCGCTGAACCCAGAATCGCGTTACTTCGACCCGAAAAGCAGCGCCGATAATCCGCGCTGGACGGTGGTCAAACTCGCCTTTCGCAAACGCTGGCCGGCGCCAGTGCCGTTGAAGCAAATCAAGCAGACGCCGGAATTGGCGGAAATGGCGTTGTTGCGTCAATCGCGGTTGTCGGTCAGCCCGGTAACGGATGCGCAGTGGGCCGTGCTGGAACGGTTGTCGAATCAGTCGGCCAGCCGGTAA
- a CDS encoding YdcF family protein, with product MTLRYLLKFLLLPPLAQLLGLVIAALLWRRLPRLAKTLAVLSVVSLWALATPRISGWLIAGLEQQYPLLTPAELIASNAEAIVVISAGLDPTGTEFGRPSASDHTLLRLRYTAFAQRQTGLPILVSGGLVLSKSSLTLANVMAADLEEHFRVPVRWFETESRNTDENARYSAEILASQGIDRIVLITEAFHMPRAVMAFKRVGFSVVAAPTAPLDHTESAVLAWVPNANALSNSNLALHEYLGWLVYRLAD from the coding sequence ATGACACTGCGCTATCTGCTGAAATTTCTGCTGCTGCCACCGCTGGCTCAATTGCTGGGGCTGGTCATCGCCGCCTTGTTGTGGCGTCGCCTGCCGCGTCTGGCAAAAACGCTGGCGGTGTTGTCGGTGGTCAGCCTGTGGGCCTTAGCGACGCCGCGCATCAGCGGCTGGTTGATTGCCGGCTTGGAACAGCAATATCCGCTGCTGACGCCGGCGGAACTGATCGCCAGCAACGCCGAGGCGATTGTGGTGATTTCGGCAGGATTGGACCCGACCGGCACCGAGTTCGGCCGGCCCAGCGCCAGCGACCATACCTTGCTGAGGCTGCGCTACACCGCCTTCGCCCAACGCCAGACCGGCTTGCCGATTCTGGTGTCCGGCGGGTTAGTGCTCAGCAAAAGTTCACTGACCTTGGCGAACGTTATGGCGGCCGATCTGGAAGAACATTTCCGGGTGCCGGTGCGCTGGTTTGAAACCGAAAGCCGCAACACCGATGAAAACGCGCGCTACAGCGCGGAGATTTTGGCAAGCCAGGGCATCGATCGGATCGTGCTGATCACCGAAGCCTTTCACATGCCGCGCGCGGTGATGGCGTTTAAACGGGTCGGTTTCAGCGTCGTGGCCGCGCCGACGGCACCGCTCGACCACACCGAATCGGCCGTGCTCGCCTGGGTGCCTAACGCCAACGCGCTGAGCAATTCAAACCTCGCACTGCACGAATACTTGGGCTGGCTGGTTTACCGGCTGGCCGACTGA
- a CDS encoding ATP-binding cassette domain-containing protein yields the protein MQFHQVEVEPRHGPTLRLDQWQLEPNQSWVILGGNGSGKSALARLLNGDLPLARGEFRDRPARVHWLSLESQQALYERELYRDETDFSDHLDPGTSVRELLEEIRPWDEAHDRLVALLKLAPLLDRGYRLLSSGEGRKVMLARAVLDRPDLLLLDEPFEGLDRQARLDLIDVLGELANGGQWLMMLIGQRQDVPPWATHLALLDRGQLMLQGTADAVLNHPDWTAALDLSARESFDLPERQSDFQLPDWPADKPLVELHNGRVEYATGVQFEGLDWQLRPGEHTQIHGPNGCGKSTLLSLVSCDHPQCYANNLTVFGYRRGQGESIWDIKKHLGLVSGHLHRDYRVAGNALTAVVSGLTDSIGVYKDTGAHEAQLARQWLDLLGLADKAGEAFKRLSTGEQRLVLIARALIKQPPLLILDEPTQGLDDVNRFRVLAAVERILEAGPTTLLFVSHRDDEQPALIRRHLRFSAEQPGASALFRITTE from the coding sequence ATGCAGTTTCATCAGGTAGAAGTCGAACCGCGCCACGGCCCGACGTTGCGCCTGGACCAATGGCAGCTCGAGCCGAATCAAAGCTGGGTGATTCTCGGTGGCAACGGCAGCGGCAAAAGCGCCCTGGCGCGATTACTGAACGGCGACTTGCCACTGGCACGCGGTGAGTTTCGCGACCGGCCGGCGCGCGTGCATTGGCTGTCGCTGGAAAGCCAACAGGCGTTGTACGAACGCGAACTCTACCGCGACGAAACCGACTTTTCCGATCACCTCGATCCCGGCACGTCGGTGCGCGAACTGCTCGAAGAAATCCGCCCCTGGGACGAAGCACACGACCGTCTGGTTGCTTTGTTGAAGCTCGCGCCCTTGCTGGATCGCGGCTATCGACTGCTCAGCAGCGGCGAAGGCCGCAAGGTGATGTTGGCGCGTGCGGTACTCGACCGGCCCGATTTACTGCTGCTCGACGAACCCTTCGAAGGCCTCGACCGCCAGGCCCGGCTCGATTTGATCGACGTTCTGGGCGAACTCGCCAACGGCGGCCAGTGGCTGATGATGTTGATCGGCCAACGCCAGGACGTACCGCCCTGGGCGACGCATCTGGCGTTACTCGATCGCGGTCAGTTGATGCTGCAAGGCACCGCCGATGCGGTGCTGAATCATCCGGACTGGACGGCGGCGCTGGATTTGTCGGCGCGAGAAAGCTTCGACTTACCCGAACGCCAATCTGACTTTCAACTGCCCGACTGGCCGGCCGATAAACCTCTGGTCGAGCTGCACAACGGCCGCGTCGAATACGCCACCGGCGTGCAGTTTGAAGGCCTCGACTGGCAACTGCGTCCGGGCGAACACACCCAGATTCACGGGCCAAACGGCTGCGGTAAATCGACCTTATTGAGCCTGGTCAGCTGCGATCATCCGCAATGTTACGCCAACAATTTAACGGTGTTTGGCTACCGTCGCGGCCAGGGCGAAAGCATCTGGGACATTAAAAAGCACTTGGGGTTGGTGTCCGGCCATCTGCACCGCGACTACCGCGTCGCCGGCAATGCGTTAACGGCGGTGGTGTCGGGCCTGACCGATTCGATTGGCGTCTATAAAGACACCGGCGCGCACGAAGCCCAGTTGGCACGGCAGTGGCTCGACTTGCTGGGCCTGGCCGATAAGGCCGGCGAAGCGTTCAAGCGATTATCGACCGGCGAACAACGGCTGGTGCTGATCGCCCGCGCCTTGATCAAACAGCCGCCGTTGTTGATTCTGGATGAACCAACGCAAGGCCTGGACGATGTGAATCGCTTCCGGGTACTGGCGGCGGTGGAACGCATTCTTGAGGCCGGGCCGACAACCTTGTTGTTCGTCAGCCATCGCGACGACGAACAACCGGCGTTGATTCGCCGCCATCTGCGCTTTAGCGCCGAACAACCCGGTGCCAGCGCGCTGTTCAGGATCACGACTGAATGA
- the rimI gene encoding ribosomal protein S18-alanine N-acetyltransferase: MQLRPAVLADLDALTRLERECFDTDRISQRSMRRFLKRNSPIFRVAEQDGTVLGYGLLLCHKGTSLARLYSLAVSPQAQGQGLGKALMAELEVAAEAAERRFIRLEVRTDNPAAIALYKNGGYKTIGKRRGYYEDGGDALQLEKRLHPAHPQPANLPFFSQTTPFTCGPSALMMALHHQDKSRPLDRSEEIQLWREATTVYMTTGLGGTSPFGLATAAARRGFEAAVWASHLDVPFMPSVRSAHKRGVMSLVHDGFLQDCATLNVALTERELTLADARQLLDDGWALLVLISTWRLNRNKAPHWVWLVEMDEQHAYLNDPDTDEEYDRRDLDNRFMPVRLDELDALTRYGSQRYRATVMVRRRSV, encoded by the coding sequence ATGCAACTCAGGCCCGCTGTCCTGGCCGATCTGGACGCTCTGACCCGGCTGGAACGCGAGTGTTTCGACACCGATCGCATCAGCCAACGCTCCATGCGTCGTTTCCTCAAACGCAACTCACCCATCTTCCGCGTCGCCGAACAAGACGGCACCGTGCTCGGCTACGGCCTGTTGCTGTGCCACAAAGGCACCAGCCTGGCACGGCTGTATTCGTTGGCGGTGTCGCCGCAAGCGCAGGGGCAGGGTTTGGGCAAAGCGTTGATGGCGGAACTGGAAGTGGCCGCCGAAGCCGCTGAGCGTCGCTTTATTCGCCTGGAAGTGCGCACCGACAACCCGGCGGCCATCGCGCTGTACAAAAACGGCGGCTACAAAACCATCGGCAAACGTCGCGGTTACTACGAAGACGGCGGCGATGCGTTGCAGTTGGAAAAACGCCTGCACCCGGCGCACCCGCAACCGGCCAATCTGCCGTTTTTCAGCCAGACCACACCCTTCACCTGCGGCCCGTCGGCGCTGATGATGGCGTTGCACCATCAAGACAAAAGCCGGCCGTTAGACAGATCCGAAGAAATTCAGCTGTGGCGCGAAGCCACTACCGTTTACATGACCACCGGCCTGGGCGGCACATCGCCGTTTGGCCTGGCGACGGCGGCGGCCCGGCGCGGTTTCGAAGCGGCGGTTTGGGCCAGCCATCTGGACGTACCGTTTATGCCGTCGGTGCGTTCGGCGCACAAACGCGGCGTGATGAGTCTGGTGCACGACGGCTTTTTGCAGGATTGCGCGACATTGAATGTTGCGCTGACCGAACGCGAACTGACGCTGGCCGACGCCCGCCAACTGCTAGACGACGGCTGGGCACTGCTGGTGTTGATCAGCACCTGGCGGCTGAACCGCAACAAAGCGCCGCATTGGGTCTGGCTGGTGGAAATGGACGAACAGCACGCCTATCTGAACGACCCGGACACCGACGAAGAATACGACCGCCGCGATCTCGACAACCGCTTTATGCCGGTGCGGCTGGACGAACTCGACGCCCTGACGCGCTACGGCTCACAGCGCTATCGCGCCACCGTGATGGTGCGGCGACGCTCGGTTTGA
- a CDS encoding RimK family protein, which produces MSRLSIIVDQTVDWKAYHPTEDLHSAQAYLDGADLEPQRVINLCRSYKYLSRGYYVSLLAEARGHKVIPSVKALTDLSQPAIYGVFDQSINKMLDKVALDARKLSWRIYFGEAEQEDLAEVSRQLFERFPVPILEVRFQKKTDWQLASVRAVGLTKLIETEESFFADSLERFSKKVWRAPRAKRNYRYDLAILVNKDEALPPSDKAALRKFERAAKRQGMDVEFIQPSDYFRLAEFDALFIRETTNVNHHTYRFSRKAAHEGMVVMDDPDSILRCTNKIYLSDLIHNRRLPAPTSRAITQINNAVIDELEADLGYPLVLKIPDGSFSRGVVKVGDAAALRQTAHDLLAQSAIILAQAYVPTDYDWRIGVLGGRAIYACRYFMAKGHWQIYNHAAKPSQQSGGFETVPTHEAPRAVIKAALDVASAFGDGLYGVDLKQKGDEVYIIEVNDNPSIDGGVEDAWAGDGLYDAIMETFRQRLDRR; this is translated from the coding sequence GTGTCGCGACTGAGCATCATCGTCGATCAAACCGTTGACTGGAAAGCCTACCACCCCACCGAAGACCTGCATTCTGCCCAGGCGTATCTGGACGGCGCGGACCTGGAACCGCAGCGCGTCATCAACCTGTGCCGGTCGTATAAATACCTCAGTCGTGGTTACTACGTGTCGTTGCTCGCCGAGGCGCGGGGCCACAAAGTCATACCGTCGGTGAAGGCGCTGACCGACCTGTCGCAACCGGCCATTTACGGTGTGTTCGATCAGTCAATTAACAAGATGCTCGACAAGGTTGCTTTGGACGCGCGCAAGCTCAGTTGGCGCATCTATTTTGGCGAAGCCGAACAGGAAGATTTGGCGGAAGTGTCGCGGCAACTGTTCGAGCGTTTTCCGGTGCCGATTCTGGAAGTGCGGTTTCAAAAGAAAACCGATTGGCAATTGGCGTCGGTGCGCGCCGTCGGTTTGACCAAACTGATCGAAACCGAAGAAAGTTTTTTTGCCGACAGCCTGGAACGGTTCTCCAAGAAAGTCTGGCGGGCGCCGCGCGCCAAGCGCAATTACCGATACGACCTGGCGATTCTGGTCAACAAAGACGAAGCGCTGCCACCGAGCGACAAAGCCGCGCTGCGTAAATTTGAACGCGCCGCCAAACGCCAGGGCATGGACGTTGAATTCATTCAGCCGAGCGACTATTTCCGCCTGGCCGAATTCGATGCGTTGTTCATTCGCGAAACCACCAACGTCAATCACCACACCTATCGTTTTTCGCGCAAGGCCGCGCACGAAGGCATGGTGGTGATGGACGATCCGGATTCGATTTTGCGCTGCACCAACAAGATCTATCTGTCCGACTTAATTCACAACCGTCGCTTGCCGGCACCGACCAGCCGCGCCATCACCCAAATCAACAATGCAGTGATTGATGAGTTGGAAGCCGACTTGGGTTATCCGTTGGTGCTGAAAATTCCCGATGGTTCGTTTTCTCGTGGCGTGGTGAAAGTGGGCGACGCCGCTGCGCTGCGCCAGACCGCGCACGATTTGCTGGCGCAAAGCGCCATCATTCTGGCCCAGGCCTATGTACCGACCGACTACGATTGGCGCATCGGCGTGCTCGGCGGCCGGGCGATTTACGCCTGTCGTTATTTCATGGCGAAAGGCCATTGGCAGATTTACAACCACGCCGCCAAACCCAGCCAGCAAAGCGGCGGTTTTGAAACCGTGCCGACGCACGAAGCGCCGCGCGCGGTGATCAAAGCCGCGCTCGATGTCGCCAGTGCGTTTGGCGATGGTTTGTATGGCGTCGATTTAAAACAGAAAGGCGATGAGGTTTACATCATCGAGGTGAACGACAACCCGTCCATCGACGGTGGCGTGGAAGACGCCTGGGCTGGCGACGGTTTGTACGATGCGATTATGGAGACGTTTCGTCAGCGTCTGGATCGACGCTAG